The proteins below are encoded in one region of Corynebacterium sphenisci DSM 44792:
- a CDS encoding APC family permease, with product MEPSLHRGLGVVGIVFMVLAAAAPITVVAANFPIVFMESGSAGAPLMVLAAAVILLLFSVGFTRMTPEVPDAGAFYSYVDRALGRRMGLGTAGVALLSYVLLTVSMTCYLGVQAGNLLAALGGPHPPWWAVSAVMLAVVGGLGYRDIELSARVLGTVLVAELLAVVALDLGVLASGRELSAVPFSPAEALHGAPGLGLLFAFLGFFGFEATAVFRHEARDPERTIPRATYAAVGLIGVLYAVSAWLVASGLGVDSVVAASAADPENVVLELAGSVIAPVAADVFRVLVVTSMFACMLSFHNIVSRYLFTLGERGVLPRALGEVHPAHRAPSRASAWASAATSAIVAASAALGLEPVTQIYTWYSGAGAVGVIVMMTLTCVAVLAFFGRRGPAAWLAAPAAGAAGLVAVLAISVANLPMLAGGVAPAVGCVVALAACFLAGAAAPAARR from the coding sequence GTGGAACCCTCCCTGCACCGGGGCCTCGGCGTGGTCGGCATCGTGTTCATGGTGCTCGCCGCCGCCGCCCCGATCACCGTCGTCGCCGCGAACTTCCCCATCGTCTTCATGGAGTCCGGCTCCGCCGGGGCGCCGCTGATGGTGCTCGCCGCGGCGGTGATCCTGCTGCTGTTCTCCGTCGGCTTCACCCGGATGACCCCCGAGGTGCCCGACGCCGGGGCCTTCTACTCCTACGTGGACCGGGCGCTGGGCCGGCGGATGGGCCTGGGCACCGCCGGGGTGGCGCTGCTGTCCTACGTCCTGCTCACCGTGTCCATGACCTGCTACCTGGGGGTGCAGGCCGGCAATCTGCTGGCCGCCCTCGGCGGCCCGCATCCGCCGTGGTGGGCGGTGTCCGCGGTGATGCTCGCCGTCGTCGGGGGCCTCGGCTACCGGGACATCGAGCTCAGCGCCAGGGTGCTGGGCACCGTGCTGGTCGCGGAGCTGCTCGCCGTGGTGGCCCTGGACCTGGGGGTGCTCGCCTCCGGGCGGGAGCTGTCGGCCGTCCCCTTCTCCCCGGCGGAGGCGCTGCACGGGGCGCCGGGGCTGGGCCTGCTCTTCGCCTTCCTCGGCTTCTTCGGCTTCGAGGCCACCGCGGTGTTCCGGCACGAGGCCCGGGATCCGGAGCGCACCATCCCGCGGGCGACCTATGCCGCGGTGGGCCTCATCGGGGTGCTCTACGCGGTCTCCGCCTGGTTGGTCGCCTCCGGGCTCGGGGTGGATTCGGTGGTCGCGGCCAGTGCCGCGGATCCGGAGAACGTGGTGCTGGAGCTGGCCGGATCGGTTATCGCCCCGGTGGCCGCGGACGTGTTCCGGGTACTGGTGGTGACCTCGATGTTCGCCTGCATGCTGTCCTTCCACAACATCGTCTCCCGCTACCTGTTCACCCTGGGGGAGCGCGGGGTGCTGCCGCGGGCCCTCGGCGAGGTGCACCCGGCGCACCGGGCGCCCTCGCGGGCCTCGGCCTGGGCCTCGGCGGCGACCTCGGCGATCGTGGCGGCCTCCGCGGCGCTGGGCCTGGAGCCGGTCACCCAGATCTACACCTGGTACTCCGGCGCGGGGGCGGTGGGCGTGATCGTGATGATGACCCTGACCTGCGTGGCGGTGCTGGCCTTCTTCGGCCGGCGCGGCCCCGCGGCGTGGCTGGCCGCCCCGGCGGCGGGGGCGGCGGGCCTGGTCGCGGTGCTGGCGATCTCGGTGGCGAACCTGCCGATGCTCGCCGGCGGCGTGGCGCCCGCGGTGGGCTGCGTGGTGGCGCTGGCGGCCTGCTTCCTCGCGGGCGCGGCCGCGCCGGCGGCGCGGCGCTGA
- a CDS encoding SDR family NAD(P)-dependent oxidoreductase, giving the protein MFPRIGKRMPRGQRVLITGGASGLGLALTTRFVERGDRVIVADLHDTAPAEVAALGSAVEYRRLDVTSDADWAAAAEEIDSLDVLVLNAGVAVGGRIETVSMETWQRVVDINMLGVVRGARTMAPKLADGGRIAITSSVMGLIHPGFMATYNATKAATVAIGETLHHELSHRGISATTICPQFFRTPLVHSLATDDEPVNYVARILMTRTWLTVDAVADRAMAAIERRRVVVTPDAAATFTWYSKRFARPAYLLVQRLSMVGARALMRRKFPAER; this is encoded by the coding sequence ATGTTCCCCCGCATCGGAAAACGCATGCCGCGCGGCCAGAGGGTCCTCATCACCGGGGGCGCCTCCGGTCTCGGCCTGGCCCTGACCACCCGCTTCGTCGAACGCGGTGACCGGGTCATCGTCGCCGATCTGCACGACACCGCCCCGGCGGAGGTCGCCGCCCTCGGCTCGGCGGTGGAGTACCGCAGGCTGGACGTCACCTCCGACGCCGACTGGGCCGCCGCCGCCGAGGAGATCGACTCCCTCGACGTGCTGGTGCTCAACGCCGGGGTCGCCGTGGGCGGCCGGATCGAGACGGTGTCCATGGAGACCTGGCAACGGGTGGTGGACATCAACATGCTCGGCGTGGTCCGCGGCGCGCGCACCATGGCCCCGAAACTCGCCGACGGGGGCCGGATCGCGATCACCTCCTCGGTGATGGGGCTCATCCACCCCGGCTTCATGGCCACCTACAACGCCACCAAGGCGGCCACCGTGGCCATCGGCGAGACCCTGCACCATGAGCTCTCCCACCGGGGCATCTCCGCGACCACCATCTGCCCCCAGTTCTTCCGCACCCCGCTGGTGCACTCCCTGGCCACCGACGATGAGCCGGTGAACTACGTGGCCCGGATCCTGATGACCCGGACCTGGCTCACCGTCGACGCCGTCGCCGACCGGGCGATGGCCGCCATCGAGCGCCGGCGGGTGGTGGTCACCCCCGATGCCGCGGCGACCTTCACCTGGTACTCCAAGCGCTTCGCGCGCCCGGCGTACCTGCTGGTGCAGCGGCTGTCCATGGTCGGCGCCCGGGCGCTGATGCGCCGGAAGTTCCCCGCCGAGCGCTGA
- a CDS encoding extracellular solute-binding protein, translating to MTRSPRASRAGRPRRTAALILSLALAAAPLAGCGAEDAGPVTLRFMGPADGVDQYTEAAQRCTEASGGRYRIDYDISAKQTDDQRLQLARRIVGGDDSFDIMGLDVTWTPEFAEAGWALPLPEDLAADVREGTMSGPLETATWDDTLYAAPLNTNTQLLWYRKSLMPGGEAPRTWPELVALGDRLHEEGRPSYAGVQAAQFEGVVVWFNSLVESAGGSIIGEDGRTVTLGETDAARDALEVMRDLGTTPAKDPSFSQLDENQARLAFDRGDAFMQVNYPFVYAGVKEKAEDGDARAQEVYEDLGWAPYPAMREGEPAKVTIGGLNIAVPSTSRHPELAFEAVRCLRDEENQLNNALTGGLPPTLTRLYTEPTEEFTREYPFYREIFESLNKLDPAELGEEERALLPEPRRVGVAVRAQSPAYQSVSILLASRLSPPEEIDPAELVGTLREEIARAVDSEGLVP from the coding sequence ATGACGCGCTCCCCCCGCGCATCCCGCGCGGGCCGCCCCCGCCGCACCGCGGCCCTGATCCTCTCCCTGGCCCTGGCCGCCGCGCCGCTGGCCGGCTGCGGCGCCGAGGACGCCGGGCCGGTGACCCTGCGCTTCATGGGTCCCGCCGACGGCGTGGACCAGTACACCGAGGCCGCGCAGCGCTGCACCGAGGCCTCCGGCGGCCGCTACCGCATCGACTACGACATCTCCGCCAAGCAGACCGACGACCAGCGCCTGCAGCTGGCCCGCCGGATCGTCGGCGGGGACGACTCCTTCGACATCATGGGCCTGGACGTGACCTGGACCCCCGAGTTCGCCGAGGCCGGCTGGGCGCTGCCGCTGCCCGAGGACCTCGCCGCCGACGTCCGGGAGGGCACCATGAGCGGTCCGCTGGAGACCGCCACCTGGGACGACACCCTCTACGCGGCGCCGCTGAACACCAACACCCAGCTGCTCTGGTACCGCAAGTCGCTCATGCCCGGCGGGGAGGCCCCGCGCACCTGGCCGGAGCTGGTCGCCCTCGGCGACCGGCTGCACGAGGAGGGCAGGCCCTCCTACGCGGGGGTGCAGGCCGCCCAGTTCGAGGGCGTGGTGGTCTGGTTCAACTCCCTGGTGGAATCCGCCGGCGGCTCCATCATCGGCGAGGACGGGCGCACCGTCACCCTCGGCGAGACCGACGCCGCACGCGATGCGCTCGAGGTCATGCGCGATCTCGGCACCACGCCGGCCAAGGACCCGTCGTTCTCCCAGCTCGACGAGAACCAGGCCCGGCTGGCCTTCGACCGCGGGGACGCCTTCATGCAGGTCAACTACCCCTTCGTCTACGCGGGGGTGAAGGAGAAGGCCGAGGACGGCGACGCCCGCGCGCAGGAGGTCTACGAGGACCTGGGCTGGGCGCCGTACCCGGCGATGCGGGAGGGCGAGCCCGCGAAGGTGACCATCGGCGGGCTGAACATCGCGGTGCCCTCGACCTCGCGGCACCCCGAGCTCGCCTTCGAGGCGGTGCGGTGCCTGCGCGATGAGGAGAACCAGCTCAACAACGCGCTCACCGGCGGGCTGCCGCCCACCCTGACCCGCCTCTACACCGAGCCCACCGAGGAGTTCACCCGCGAATACCCCTTCTACCGGGAGATCTTCGAATCCCTGAACAAGCTCGACCCGGCGGAGCTGGGCGAGGAGGAGCGGGCGCTGCTGCCCGAGCCGCGCCGTGTCGGCGTGGCCGTGCGCGCGCAGTCGCCGGCCTACCAGTCGGTGTCCATCCTGCTGGCCTCCCGGCTCAGCCCCCCGGAGGAGATCGACCCCGCCGAGCTGGTGGGGACCCTGCGCGAGGAAATCGCCCGCGCCGTCGATTCGGAAGGACTGGTGCCCTGA
- a CDS encoding carbohydrate ABC transporter permease: MTARDDAAARGTRAAGPTAPSPAPEPAGATAVARREAAAPAPERGRRHETDRARSERRLGLTLVAPAVVLMLLVTAYPILYAVWLSMQRYDLRFPADREFVGLSNYAAVLSSPYWWEALGVTAFITVVSVAFELVLGLAIAMVMHRAIFGRGVVRTVVLVPYGIVTVAAAYSWNYAWTPGTGYLANLLPDGSAPLTEQWPSILIIVGAEVWKTTPFMALLLLAGLALVPDDVLRAAELDGAGFWQRLFKITLPLMKSSIVVALLFRTLDAFRVFDNIYILTKGNNGTGSVSILGYDNLFKAFNLGIGSAISVLIFLCVAVIAFVFVKGLGASSPGSGKD, from the coding sequence ATGACCGCACGTGACGACGCCGCCGCGCGGGGGACGCGCGCGGCCGGCCCGACCGCCCCGAGCCCCGCCCCGGAACCCGCCGGGGCGACCGCCGTGGCCCGCCGCGAGGCGGCGGCGCCCGCCCCGGAGAGGGGGCGGCGCCACGAGACCGACCGGGCCCGCTCCGAGCGCCGGCTCGGGCTCACCCTGGTCGCGCCCGCGGTGGTGCTCATGCTGCTGGTGACCGCCTACCCCATCCTCTACGCGGTGTGGCTGTCCATGCAGCGCTACGACCTGCGCTTCCCCGCGGACCGGGAGTTCGTGGGCCTGTCCAACTACGCCGCGGTGCTCAGCTCCCCCTACTGGTGGGAGGCCCTGGGCGTCACCGCCTTCATCACCGTGGTCTCGGTGGCCTTCGAGCTGGTGCTCGGCCTGGCCATCGCCATGGTGATGCACCGGGCGATCTTCGGCCGCGGGGTGGTGCGCACCGTGGTGCTGGTGCCCTACGGCATCGTCACCGTGGCCGCGGCCTACTCCTGGAACTACGCCTGGACCCCGGGCACCGGCTACCTGGCGAACCTGCTGCCGGACGGCTCCGCGCCCCTGACCGAGCAGTGGCCCTCGATCCTCATCATCGTCGGCGCGGAGGTGTGGAAGACCACCCCGTTCATGGCGCTGCTGCTGCTCGCGGGCCTGGCCCTGGTGCCCGATGACGTGCTGCGCGCCGCGGAGCTCGACGGGGCCGGCTTCTGGCAGCGGCTGTTCAAGATCACGCTGCCGCTGATGAAGTCCTCCATCGTGGTGGCCCTGCTGTTCCGCACCCTGGACGCGTTCCGGGTGTTCGACAACATCTACATCCTCACCAAGGGCAACAACGGCACCGGCTCGGTGTCCATCCTCGGCTACGACAACCTGTTCAAGGCGTTCAACCTGGGCATCGGATCGGCGATTTCGGTGCTGATCTTCCTGTGCGTGGCCGTCATCGCATTCGTCTTCGTCAAGGGGCTCGGCGCCTCCTCGCCGGGCTCGGGGAAGGACTGA
- a CDS encoding carbohydrate ABC transporter permease: MPNASAKQRAWWTVALVAVVLYALVPVAWIASLSFKTTNTLHDGNFIPREWTLDNYRGIFATTEFTRALVNSIGIGLITTVIAVLIGTMAAYAIARLDFPGKNLIVGISLLIAMFPQVSLVSPLFDIERRVGLFDTWPGLILPYITFALPMAIFILSSFFKEIPWELEKAAQMDGATPFQAFRKVIAPLAIPGIVTAAILVFIFAWNDFLLAVSLTSTEAARTAPAAMANFTGSSQFEEPTGSIAAAAIVITIPIIVFVVIFQRRIVAGLTSGAVKG; the protein is encoded by the coding sequence ATGCCGAACGCAAGCGCCAAACAGCGCGCCTGGTGGACCGTCGCCCTGGTGGCGGTGGTGCTCTACGCCCTGGTCCCGGTGGCCTGGATCGCCTCGCTGTCGTTCAAGACCACCAACACCCTGCACGACGGCAACTTCATCCCCCGGGAATGGACCCTGGACAACTACCGGGGCATCTTCGCGACCACCGAATTCACCCGGGCGCTGGTGAACTCCATCGGCATCGGGCTCATCACCACGGTGATCGCCGTGCTGATCGGCACCATGGCCGCCTACGCGATCGCCCGGCTGGACTTCCCCGGCAAGAACCTGATCGTCGGGATCTCGCTGCTCATCGCGATGTTCCCGCAGGTGTCCCTGGTCTCCCCGCTGTTCGACATCGAACGCAGGGTGGGCCTGTTCGACACCTGGCCGGGGCTCATCCTGCCCTACATCACCTTCGCCCTGCCGATGGCCATCTTCATCCTGTCCTCCTTCTTCAAGGAGATCCCCTGGGAGCTGGAGAAGGCCGCGCAGATGGACGGCGCCACGCCCTTCCAGGCCTTCCGGAAGGTCATCGCGCCGCTGGCGATCCCGGGCATCGTCACCGCCGCGATCCTGGTGTTCATCTTCGCCTGGAACGATTTCCTGCTCGCGGTGTCGCTGACCTCCACCGAGGCCGCGCGCACCGCCCCGGCGGCGATGGCGAACTTCACCGGCTCCTCCCAGTTCGAGGAGCCCACCGGCTCCATCGCCGCCGCCGCGATCGTGATCACCATCCCGATCATCGTCTTCGTCGTCATCTTCCAACGCCGTATCGTCGCCGGGCTGACCTCCGGCGCAGTGAAGGGGTAA
- a CDS encoding ABC transporter ATP-binding protein codes for MAEIQLKNVCKRFPDGAVGVDSADLDIADGEFIILVGPSGCGKSTTLNMIAGLEDITEGDLLIDGRRVNDVAPKERDIAMVFQSYALYPHMSVRENIEFPLRLAKVPKKEIEEKVAEASRILDLDDYLDRKPSNLSGGQRQRVAMGRAIVRRPKVFLMDEPLSNLDAKLRVQMRAEIARLQADLGVTTVYVTHDQTEAMTLGDRVVVMKGGVIQQVGEPQELYDRPVNVFVAGFIGSPAMNFTAGRLRGGVAETGLGEIPLPDRLREAAAAAGEREVIVGVRPEAFEDAALVDEEVKPSGVLVDVDVDVLESMGSDKFAHFTPPGGDAAEQVGALANADLPEGQTASMVARLSAESGVRRRTPATLWFDPAKISVFDAETGRNILA; via the coding sequence ATGGCCGAGATCCAGCTCAAGAACGTGTGCAAGAGGTTCCCGGACGGCGCCGTGGGCGTCGATTCGGCGGACCTGGACATCGCCGACGGCGAGTTCATCATCCTGGTGGGGCCCTCCGGCTGCGGAAAATCCACCACCCTGAACATGATCGCTGGCCTGGAGGACATCACCGAGGGCGATCTGCTCATCGACGGCCGCCGGGTCAATGACGTGGCCCCGAAGGAGCGGGACATCGCGATGGTCTTCCAGTCCTACGCGCTGTACCCGCATATGAGCGTCCGGGAGAACATCGAGTTCCCGCTGCGGCTCGCCAAGGTGCCGAAGAAGGAGATCGAGGAGAAGGTCGCCGAGGCCTCCCGGATCCTGGACCTGGACGACTACCTGGACCGCAAGCCCTCGAACCTCTCCGGCGGGCAGCGCCAGCGGGTGGCCATGGGCCGGGCGATCGTGCGCCGGCCGAAGGTCTTCCTCATGGACGAGCCGCTGTCCAACCTGGACGCGAAGCTACGGGTGCAGATGCGCGCCGAAATCGCCCGACTGCAGGCCGACCTGGGGGTGACCACCGTCTACGTCACCCACGACCAGACCGAGGCGATGACCCTCGGCGACCGGGTGGTGGTGATGAAGGGCGGGGTGATCCAGCAGGTCGGCGAACCCCAGGAGCTCTACGACCGGCCGGTGAACGTCTTCGTCGCCGGGTTCATCGGCTCCCCGGCGATGAACTTCACCGCCGGGCGGCTGCGCGGCGGCGTCGCCGAGACCGGCCTGGGCGAGATCCCGCTGCCGGACCGGCTGCGCGAGGCCGCCGCGGCCGCCGGCGAGCGGGAGGTCATCGTGGGCGTGCGCCCGGAGGCCTTCGAGGACGCCGCCCTGGTCGACGAGGAGGTCAAGCCCTCGGGGGTGCTGGTCGACGTCGACGTCGACGTGCTGGAGTCGATGGGCTCCGACAAGTTCGCGCACTTCACCCCGCCCGGGGGCGACGCCGCCGAGCAGGTGGGCGCGCTGGCCAACGCGGATCTGCCGGAGGGGCAGACCGCCTCCATGGTGGCGCGGCTGTCCGCGGAGTCCGGGGTGCGCCGGCGCACCCCGGCGACCCTGTGGTTCGACCCGGCGAAGATCAGCGTCTTCGACGCGGAGACCGGGCGGAACATCCTGGCCTAG
- a CDS encoding SDR family NAD(P)-dependent oxidoreductase: protein MRIPLPRRSPRTRPAPHPDAGRRVLITGAASGLGLEFTRIWAARGAEVIATDVHDAAPAELAAVAGDVRYRRLDVTDPADWAAARADLGGLDILVSNAGIAAGGRIDVTSLAEWRRILDINLMGAVHGCRELTPVLADGGRIVLTASAAGLVHAPLMSAYNVTKAALVALGETLAIELAPRDITVTAVCPFFFRSNLSDSLAEEDPIATAMAQRMLHGTHLSSATVARRAMRGIDAGRVVALTDGYGGAGWYLRRLARWAYLPLMRTATRRRRARLLARGGQ from the coding sequence ATGAGGATCCCCCTGCCCCGCCGCTCCCCCCGTACCCGCCCCGCACCCCACCCCGACGCCGGCCGCCGGGTGCTCATCACCGGCGCCGCCTCCGGCCTCGGCCTGGAGTTCACCAGGATCTGGGCCGCCCGCGGCGCGGAGGTCATCGCCACCGACGTGCACGACGCCGCCCCGGCGGAGCTCGCCGCCGTCGCCGGGGACGTCCGCTACCGCCGCCTGGACGTCACCGACCCGGCGGACTGGGCCGCCGCCCGCGCCGACCTGGGCGGGCTGGACATCCTGGTCTCCAACGCCGGGATCGCCGCCGGCGGCCGGATCGACGTGACCAGCCTCGCCGAATGGCGCCGGATCCTGGACATCAACCTGATGGGCGCGGTGCACGGCTGCCGGGAGCTCACCCCGGTGCTCGCCGACGGCGGCCGGATCGTGCTCACCGCCTCGGCGGCCGGGCTGGTGCACGCGCCGCTGATGAGCGCCTACAACGTCACCAAGGCCGCGCTGGTCGCCCTCGGCGAGACCCTGGCCATCGAACTGGCCCCGCGGGACATCACGGTCACCGCGGTCTGCCCCTTCTTCTTCCGCTCCAACCTGTCGGACTCCCTGGCCGAGGAGGACCCGATCGCCACCGCGATGGCGCAGCGGATGCTGCACGGCACCCACCTGAGCAGCGCCACGGTGGCCCGCCGGGCGATGCGCGGCATCGACGCCGGCCGGGTGGTGGCGCTCACCGACGGCTACGGCGGCGCCGGCTGGTACCTGCGCCGGCTGGCCCGCTGGGCCTATCTGCCGCTGATGCGCACCGCCACCCGGCGGCGCCGGGCCCGGCTGCTCGCCCGCGGCGGGCAATAG
- a CDS encoding SDR family oxidoreductase produces the protein MSIVDTIRRSTGKLLPTKYKMPIRGHRVLVTGAGSGIGRLMAIECADRGAAKVIIWDLSEERAAETAATINAAGGAAEYQVVDVTDQEAVEAAAEIAGDVDILFNNAGVVSGRDFLDNTQESVDRTLDVNVRSLYIVTRPFLKGMVERDRGTVVVTASAAGVVGVAKQTDYSASKWAAIGFTESLRVEMKRRKHRVNTLSLCPFYVDTGMFDGVKTKVPWIFPILRQEDVARTFVDAVEAGRHQVLLPWTVRLVYIGRLLPLPLFDAFCGLLGVNATMEEFRGRPGDRV, from the coding sequence ATGAGCATCGTCGACACCATCCGGCGCAGCACCGGCAAGCTGCTCCCCACCAAGTACAAGATGCCGATCCGGGGCCACCGGGTGCTGGTCACCGGCGCCGGCTCCGGCATCGGCCGGCTGATGGCCATCGAATGCGCCGACCGCGGCGCGGCGAAGGTGATCATCTGGGACCTGTCCGAGGAGCGCGCCGCGGAGACCGCGGCGACCATCAACGCCGCCGGCGGCGCCGCCGAGTACCAGGTCGTCGACGTCACCGACCAGGAGGCCGTGGAGGCCGCCGCGGAGATCGCCGGCGACGTCGACATCCTGTTCAACAACGCCGGGGTGGTCTCCGGCCGGGACTTCCTGGACAACACCCAGGAGTCGGTGGACCGCACCCTGGACGTCAACGTGCGCTCGCTCTACATCGTCACCCGGCCCTTCCTCAAGGGCATGGTGGAGCGCGACCGGGGCACCGTGGTGGTCACCGCCAGCGCCGCGGGCGTGGTCGGCGTGGCCAAGCAGACCGACTACTCCGCCTCCAAGTGGGCGGCGATCGGCTTCACCGAGTCGCTGCGGGTGGAGATGAAGCGGCGCAAGCACCGCGTCAACACCCTGTCCCTGTGCCCCTTCTACGTCGACACCGGCATGTTCGACGGGGTGAAGACTAAGGTGCCGTGGATCTTCCCGATCCTGCGCCAGGAGGACGTCGCCCGCACCTTCGTCGACGCGGTGGAGGCCGGCCGGCACCAGGTGCTGCTGCCGTGGACGGTGCGCCTGGTCTACATCGGCCGGCTGCTGCCGCTGCCGCTGTTCGACGCCTTCTGCGGGCTGCTCGGCGTCAACGCGACCATGGAGGAGTTCCGCGGCCGCCCCGGCGACCGCGTCTAG
- a CDS encoding SRPBCC family protein, which translates to MTQQRTAEFPDIVVERRIDASPEAVWRVISDLRAMGERSPQCRRMLILGGAPKVGTRTVNINHRGLFHWPTTARITAWEPNRRLAFRVAENHTVWSYELEPDGDGTRVTERRSRDSTTWISEAMVKLFLGGPETFERELRAGMTATLDHVARRAEAGA; encoded by the coding sequence ATGACCCAGCAGCGCACGGCCGAATTCCCGGACATCGTCGTCGAGCGGCGGATCGACGCCTCCCCCGAGGCGGTGTGGCGGGTCATCTCCGATCTGCGCGCCATGGGCGAGCGCTCCCCGCAGTGCCGCCGGATGCTCATCCTCGGCGGGGCCCCGAAGGTGGGCACCCGCACCGTCAACATCAACCACCGGGGTCTGTTCCACTGGCCGACCACCGCCCGGATCACCGCCTGGGAGCCGAACCGCCGGCTGGCCTTCCGGGTGGCGGAGAACCACACCGTGTGGAGCTACGAGCTCGAGCCCGACGGGGACGGCACCCGCGTCACCGAGCGGCGCAGCCGGGACTCCACCACCTGGATCTCGGAGGCGATGGTGAAGCTCTTCCTCGGCGGACCGGAGACCTTCGAGCGGGAGCTGCGCGCCGGGATGACCGCCACCCTCGACCACGTCGCCCGGCGCGCCGAGGCCGGGGCCTGA